One part of the Bombus pascuorum unplaced genomic scaffold, iyBomPasc1.1, whole genome shotgun sequence genome encodes these proteins:
- the LOC132915674 gene encoding LOW QUALITY PROTEIN: cap-specific mRNA (nucleoside-2'-O-)-methyltransferase 1-like (The sequence of the model RefSeq protein was modified relative to this genomic sequence to represent the inferred CDS: inserted 2 bases in 1 codon; substituted 4 bases at 4 genomic stop codons), whose product MNSTESYGLGKNKQGRLEPVLAPKQHDRRGLGQQPVPGHEASGHKWNPAEEVIMCVEDVKXIRNPTSNTPTLEEMQNWLHRGSKKLIIDDEIDFRCEDRVQNIINAKTVLGHLDNVEVRRARTRCDSYESIRGALFLSHAAVKMANIYRACNFMFIKPEGLGENELLYFADVCTGPGGCIEYVLWRKKWRAKGFGLTLKNENDFKLADFNAGPCETYHPXYGLKENGDVFDPNNQEAFINLIMLDIHGKGVHFMMSDGGFSVEGQDNVQEILSKQLYLCQCVIALMIVREGGHFVTKLFDHLTPYSAGLVYLMYRCFKEVCIFKSNSSGPASSERYLICXTKRSGTQDVVKYLKHVNRLLLKGGENDNVLQLVSYNELKIEKQFVPYLRASNKDLSRKQITGXAFCEDNTLVETKQTDMRKQCQEYXKLPDETRTTPGNMKPKDKYNTLLKDTSFLTISQAQLKEFNIQNALLFTKRLVLYSYIHIL is encoded by the exons ATGAACAGCACCG aaagctACGGtcttggaaaaaataaacaaggCCGTTTAGAGCCAGTTCTAGCACCTAAACAGCATGATCGTAGAGGTCTTGGACAGCAACCTGTTCCTGGACATGAAGCTTCAGGTCATAAATGGAATCCAGCAGAGGAAGTAATAATGTGTGTGGAAGACGTGAAATGAATAAGGAATCCAACTTCCAATACGCCTACGTTGGAAGAAATGCAGAACTGGTTACATCGGGGATCTAAAAAATTGATCATAGATGATGAAATTGATTTCCGTTGTGAAGATAGAgtgcaaaatattatcaatgcaAAAACAGTACTCGGTCATTTGGATAACGTTGAAGTGCGTCGAGCAAGGACACGTTGTGATTCTTATGAATCAATTCGTGGTGCATTATTCTTAAGTCATGCTGCTGTTAAAATGGCGAATATATATAGGGCATGTAactttatgtttattaaaccaGAAGGTTTGGGGGAGAATGAGTTGTTATATTTTGCAGATGTTTGTACTGGACCAGGTGGTTGTATTGAATATGTTCTATGGCGAAAGAAATGGCGTGCTAAAGGTTTTGGTCTTActttaaagaatgaaaatgattTCAAATTAGCAGATTTTAATGCGGGACCTTGTGAAACATATCATCCATAATATGGACTAAAAGAAAATGGTGATGTTTTTGACCCAAATAATCAAGAGGcatttataaatcttataaTGTTGGATATCCATGGCAAAGGAGTACATTTTATGATGTCTGATGGGGGATTTTCTGTAGAAGGACAAGATAATGTAcaagaaattctttcaaaacaaCTGTACCTTTGTCAATGTGTAATAGCATTGATGATTGTAAGAGAGGGTGGTCATTTTgtgacaaaattatttgaccATCTTACACCCTATAGTGCTGGTTTAGTTTATTTAATGTATCGCTGCTTTAAAgaagtttgtatttttaaatcaaactCTTCTGGACCAGCAAGTTCAGAACGTTACTTAATATGTTAGACGAAACGAAGTGGGACACAAGATGTTGTGAAATATCTGAAGCATGTTAATCGTCTGCTTTTAAAAGGCGGTGAAAATGACAACGTTTTACAATTAGTATcatataatgaattaaaaatcgaGAAACAATTTGTTCCATATCTACGTGCTTCTAATAAAGATTTGAgcagaaaacagataacagg TGCATTTTGCGAGGATAATACTCTTGTTGAGACAAAACAAACTGATATGCGCAAACAATGTCAGGAGTATTGAAAACTTCCTGATGAAACTAGGACAACCCCAGGAAACATGAAACCAAAAGATAAATACAATACTCTTTTGAAAGATACTTCATTCCTTACTATTAGTCAAGCACAATTGAAGGAATTTAACATTCAAAATGCATTATTGTTCACCAAACGACTGGTTTTGTattcatatattcatatattgtAG